A genome region from Geodermatophilus bullaregiensis includes the following:
- a CDS encoding class I SAM-dependent methyltransferase, with protein sequence MPPDQRGSTTVPPTYVNANRVWVDSRLRDEIGRRVEGRILQRLGARGARCVEIGTGRRGLGARCAVEQFGATSVTAVDLFPATVGRARMACADLADRVTFRVGDATALPVDDGSVDLVVDFHALHHIADWRAAVAEAARVLRPGGLLALTEMTARFVDAPWLRAVSRHPADRFGTDELVAELHRAGFDVPPGKLRRAAGDRWIQAVATRT encoded by the coding sequence CGGGTCTGGGTCGACAGCCGCCTGCGCGACGAGATCGGCCGCCGCGTCGAGGGGCGCATCCTCCAGCGGCTCGGCGCGCGCGGCGCCCGCTGCGTGGAGATCGGCACCGGACGGCGCGGCCTGGGCGCGCGGTGCGCCGTCGAGCAGTTCGGCGCGACGTCGGTGACCGCCGTCGACCTCTTCCCGGCCACGGTGGGGCGGGCGCGGATGGCCTGCGCCGACCTCGCCGACCGGGTCACCTTCCGCGTCGGCGACGCCACCGCGCTGCCGGTGGACGACGGCAGCGTCGACCTCGTCGTCGACTTCCACGCGCTGCACCACATCGCCGACTGGCGGGCCGCGGTCGCCGAGGCCGCGCGGGTGCTGCGGCCCGGCGGGCTGCTGGCGCTGACGGAGATGACCGCCCGCTTCGTGGACGCACCCTGGCTGCGCGCCGTCTCCCGCCACCCCGCCGACCGGTTCGGCACCGACGAGCTGGTCGCCGAGCTGCACCGCGCCGGGTTCGACGTCCCGCCGGGGAAGCTGCGCCGGGCGGCCGGCGACCGGTGGATCCAGGCCGTCGCGACCCGCACGTGA
- a CDS encoding NUDIX hydrolase: MALTADRETAAARLRDLPRRAADRPELKAAAVAVCVTCTGGVPALLITRRAARLRSHAGQWALPGGRLDPGETAVEGALRELDEEVGLRPAPDAVLGLLDDYVTRSGYVMTPVVVWAGDVGQLEPAEAEVAAAYEVPLTDLDVEPQFLSIPESDAPVIRLPLLGGWVHAPTAAVVYQFCQVVCRGLRTRVAHLEQPVFAWR, translated from the coding sequence CTGGCTCTGACCGCCGACCGCGAGACGGCGGCCGCGCGGCTGCGGGACCTCCCGCGCCGCGCGGCCGACCGGCCCGAGCTCAAGGCGGCCGCCGTCGCCGTCTGCGTGACCTGCACCGGCGGGGTGCCCGCCCTGCTGATCACCCGGCGGGCGGCGCGGCTGCGATCGCACGCGGGCCAGTGGGCGCTGCCCGGCGGCCGGCTCGACCCGGGCGAGACGGCGGTCGAGGGCGCCCTGCGCGAGCTCGACGAGGAGGTCGGCCTGCGGCCCGCGCCCGACGCCGTCCTCGGCCTGCTCGACGACTACGTGACCCGCTCGGGCTACGTGATGACGCCGGTCGTCGTCTGGGCCGGCGACGTCGGGCAGCTGGAGCCGGCCGAGGCCGAGGTGGCCGCCGCCTACGAGGTGCCGCTGACCGACCTCGACGTCGAGCCGCAGTTCCTGTCGATCCCGGAGTCCGACGCGCCGGTCATCCGCCTGCCGCTGCTCGGCGGCTGGGTGCACGCGCCCACCGCCGCGGTCGTCTACCAGTTCTGCCAGGTCGTCTGCCGGGGGCTGAGAACCCGGGTCGCCCACCTCGAGCAGCCGGTGTTCGCCTGGCGGTGA
- a CDS encoding sporulation protein — MAFRNLMAKLGAGNAAVDAVLDTPTTTPGGTVTGTVHLTGGTVAQEVDEIRVSLQATVEVESGDSEWREDVTFGTAPIAGAGRIEPGAKAAIPFSFPVPWQCPFTAVDGWTLRGVRIGLRTEVDVPGGVDPGDLDPVTVVPLPVQHTVLQALGGLGFAFRGADVEKGRLAGSELPFYQEVEFAPPASLRGRVNELEVTFLAGPHGVEVVLEVDRRGGLLTEGRDVGGRLRLSHSDTDVSAVAAQLDAVVRRLGVRRGWL; from the coding sequence ATGGCCTTCCGCAACCTGATGGCGAAGCTCGGCGCCGGCAACGCCGCCGTCGACGCCGTCCTCGACACCCCCACCACCACGCCCGGCGGCACCGTCACCGGCACCGTGCACCTCACCGGCGGGACCGTCGCCCAGGAGGTCGACGAGATCCGGGTGTCGCTGCAGGCGACCGTCGAGGTCGAGAGCGGCGACAGCGAGTGGCGGGAGGACGTCACCTTCGGCACCGCACCGATCGCCGGCGCCGGCCGGATCGAGCCGGGCGCGAAGGCGGCCATCCCGTTCAGCTTCCCCGTGCCGTGGCAGTGCCCGTTCACCGCCGTCGACGGCTGGACGCTGCGCGGGGTGCGGATCGGCCTGCGCACGGAGGTCGACGTCCCCGGCGGGGTCGACCCCGGCGACCTCGACCCGGTCACCGTCGTCCCGCTGCCGGTGCAGCACACGGTCCTGCAGGCCCTCGGCGGCCTCGGCTTCGCCTTCCGCGGCGCCGACGTCGAGAAGGGCCGGCTGGCCGGCAGCGAGCTGCCCTTCTACCAGGAGGTCGAGTTCGCCCCGCCGGCGTCGCTGCGCGGGCGGGTCAACGAGCTCGAGGTGACCTTCCTGGCCGGCCCGCACGGCGTGGAGGTCGTGCTGGAGGTCGACCGGCGCGGCGGGCTGCTCACGGAGGGCCGCGACGTCGGCGGCCGGCTGCGCCTGTCCCACTCCGACACCGACGTCTCCGCGGTGGCCGCCCAGCTCGACGCGGTCGTCCGCCGGCTCGGCGTCCGGCGCGGCTGGCTCTGA